A window of the Lactuca sativa cultivar Salinas chromosome 5, Lsat_Salinas_v11, whole genome shotgun sequence genome harbors these coding sequences:
- the LOC111880510 gene encoding nuclear transcription factor Y subunit C-1 codes for MENTTTTSAANHQPSAATATPPQPSPFPPPQQPYQHLLQQQHQQLQMFWNYQRQEIEQVNDFKNHQLPLARIKKIMKADEDVRMISAEAPILFAKACELFILELTIRSWLHAEENKRRTLQKNDIAAAITRTDIFDFLVDIVPRDEIKDDVSAAGTGLGGIVGTAGGLPYYYPPMGQPAPPPPGVTMGRPAMDPTGMYGPPSQAWQSVWQTTDDGSYGSGGSAGQGGIDGQG; via the exons ATGGagaacaccaccaccacctccgccGCCAACCACCAACCCTCCGCCGCTACCGCAACGCCACCGCAACCCTCCCCATTCCCACCACCACAACAACCCTATCAACACCTCCTCCAACAGCAACACCAACAGCTACAAATGTTCTGGAATTACCAACGCCAAGAAATCGAACAAGTTAATGATTTCAAGAACCACCAGCTCCCTCTTGCACGCATAAAGAAGATCATGAAAGCCGATGAAGATGTACGGATGATCTCTGCGGAAGCACCGATCCTGTTTGCGAAAGCATGTGAGCTTTTCATCCTCGAACTCACAATCCGTTCATGGCTCCACGCCGAAGAGAACAAACGCAGAACCCTACAGAAAAACGACATCGCCGCCGCAATCACGCGAACCGACATTTTCGATTTCCTCGTCGACATTGTGCCGCGCGATGAGATTAAGGATGATGTTTCCGCCGCCGGTACTGGGTTGGGAGGGATTGTGGGCACCGCCGGTGGTCTTCCATATTATTACCCTCCGATGGGGCAGCCTGCACCGCCGCCTCCAGGTGTCACGATGGGACGACCGGCTATGGATCCTACCGGAATGTATGGTCCTCCGTCGCAAGCATGGCAGTCTGTGTGGCAGACCACCGATGATGGGTCATATGGAAGCGGAGGGAGTGCTGGACAAGGGGGCATCGACGGCCAAGG GTAA
- the LOC111880527 gene encoding uncharacterized protein LOC111880527, giving the protein MTTSKRLADRKVERFEKNIKKRGSVPETTTKKKDSYPVGPIVLGFFIFVVIGSSLFQIIRTATSGGMA; this is encoded by the exons ATG ACTACATCCAAGCGTTTGGCTGATAGAAAGGTGGAGAGGTTTGAGAAGAACATCAAGAAGCGTGGCTCTGTTCCTGAAACTACAACAAAGAAAAAGGACTCTTACCCTGTGGGGCCTATTGTGCTTGGTTTCTTCATATTTGTGGTGATAGGATCCT CTTTGTTTCAGATAATCCGCACAGCAACAAGTGGAGGCATGGCTTGA
- the LOC111880536 gene encoding protein transport protein Sec61 subunit gamma-1 has protein sequence MNKKIFVTVIPPFIFSPQLLLRRFLDASTMDAIDSVIDPLRGFAKDSARLVKRCHKPDRKEFTKVASRTAIGFVVMGFVGFFVKLIFIPINNIIVGAS, from the exons ATGAATAAAAAGATTTTCGTAACCGTAATCCCCCCCTTCATTTTTTCTCCCCAACTACTCCTTCGCCGTTTTCTCGACGCTTCGACAATGGACGCCATAGATTCAGTCATCGATCCTTTGAGGGGGTTCGCTAAGGACAGTGCTCGCCTTGTAAAGAGGTGCCACAAACCTGATCGCAAAG AATTTACAAAAGTTGCTTCTCGTACTGCCATTGGATTCGTTGTAATGGGATTCGTCGGCTTCTTCGTTAAACTAATCTTCATTCCTATTAATAACATCATCGTCGGCGCTTCTTAG
- the LOC111880517 gene encoding protein IRX15-LIKE, whose protein sequence is MVLAKRKIILPLVFLLVIISILRLLKLTITSSSFSSPTLFINKSSTSIFSPTTIVSKLKQTHEPPLTRKEIQFLMDIILHKSPCNLLVFGLQDQYLKLHAINGGGTTVFIDDNPENLNKLKGSSNSNDTLQVYRVEYNTYAKDAYRLLKHARSNSSCDLRSGITSLMKECKLGLTVVTGMPLEVVKMKWDVIVVDGPDGDGPESPGRMGSIFMAGVLANGTNVVVHDVDRMIEKWFSWEFLCHENLVSSKGRFWNFRIPHQIIRNNSSKFCEA, encoded by the coding sequence ATGGTACTTGCAAAAAGGAAAATCATCCTTCCTCTTGTTTTTCTTCTCGTAATCATCTCCATTCTTAGACTACTCAAACTCACAATCACCTCATCATCTTTTTCATCtcccacactttttataaacaaatcaTCCACATCCATATTTTCACCTACTACCATCGTTTCCAAGCTGAAGCAAACCCACGAACCACCACTCACCCGAAAGGAGATCCAATTTCTAATGGATATAATCCTTCACAAATCTCCATGTAACCTTCTTGTTTTCGGGCTACAAGACCAGTACCTCAAGCTACATGCCATTAATGGAGGTGGTACCACAGTTTTTATAGATGACAATCCAGAAAACCTAAACAAATTGAAAGGGAGTTCCAATTCTAATGACACCCTACAAGTTTACAGAGTTGAGTACAACACATATGCCAAGGACGCATACAGGTTGCTGAAGCACGCAAGATCAAACTCAAGCTGTGATCTTCGTTCTGGGATAACAAGTTTGATGAAGGAATGTAAGCTTGGGTTAACAGTAGTAACAGGGATGCCATTGGAAGTGGTGAAGATGAAGTGGGATGTGATTGTTGTGGATGGACCAGATGGAGATGGACCAGAGTCACCAGGAAGAATGGGTTCTATTTTTATGGCAGGTGTTTTAGCCAATGGGACCAATGTGGTTGTTCATGATGTTGATCGAATGATTGAGAAGTGGTTTTCTTGGGAGTTTTTGTGCCATGAGAATTTGGTTTCCTCTAAAGGGAGATTTTGGAATTTTAGGATACCTCACCAGATTATTAGAAACAATTCTAGCAAATTTTGTGAAGCATAG